TTTAAGGTCAAGAGTGCCATCATATGCAATTAGGACTGATTTCCAAGTGGTTAATTTCATGAAGAATATGTCTGCGATCAGTGAACTTGACCCCATTTTGCAGGAGGCTCAGAAGAGATATCTCGGCCAGATCTTGTTGCAGAGTTTCCGATGGAACAATATGTGCGACGAGCTGGAATCTTTGATCGAAGAACAAGAAGGGAAAAAGATTGAAGGTAAGGAAGAGGCAGTTGAATTCTTGAAAGACCTATTGGCAAAATTAAGGGCGCAAGAAGTTGTGGCCAACAAATTTATCACACAACTCTACAAAATGCTGGCGCAAGCTGAGATCGATTACGAAAAGATCTGTGAAAGATCCAATGCTGCCGTAAGCTGGTTTCTACCGACGTTCAGTAAAGAATGCCTTGAGCCGATGGAGAGGCATATTGAGGAATGGAGGGTAAAGAAGAGAACTAAGAAATATATTTCGACACTAAAGAGCATCTTATTGGATTTCAAGAGAAAGCATGAGCAACTCAAGCATAGCCAAACGATTGCTGAGGCTCTCAATAAATCCTCTGATGAACTGACCGAGGAGTTGTTGCAATGGAACAAGCCAAAGGATGACCTTGTGAAGGAGGTCGAAGAAAAGGAAAAAGACACAAAACAGATATCGCTGGATATGTTTATGGACGGATCTGATATTGAAGAGATTGCGAAAAAGAGAGACATGGTTGTAGGAACGATTTATGGCCATCTGATCAATTTTATTGGAACCGATATTGAGGCTACCGATTTGATGGCTGAAGATGAGCTTCATAAGATTGTGGAGATTATCAATAAAAATCCTGAAGCATCAGCTACCGAGATCAGGACTTTGATGGATATGAAAGTTGATTATCCGCAGATCCGGATTGCTCAAAAATACCTGGAGGTTAAGTAATTGTTACGTTCGTTTATTTTAAAAAGTCATTTGTTTATTCAATGTGTTGGATATTTGAATAATTTTTCAAAAAATGACAGTAAAATTATCAGCCTATCCATATTTAATTATCTTTGTTTTTTAACACTTCTGCCACAGATTGAAAGATAACAAACCAAATAAGAAGGTCAACAAGTGGTTGGTTTTTACCTCCATGCCCATTCAGATGGGGGTTACCATCTATGTTTTTTATTGGCTTGGTACCTGGCTTGACGAAAAATATGCAGTAGGAGGGCAGTGGTGGATGAAGGGTTTGACCATGTTAGGCGTAGTGGTTTCGTTATACCATTTTATTAAACAAGTAAATTATATCAATAAAAATGAATAGATACCTGCTTTTGCTTTTGGTTTTAGTTGCAGTTACTGGAGTATGTTTTGGAAGTCATTATGCGGTTTTGAAATACAATGATCAGGATCATTGGTGGATTGGGTCGGGGTTTAGCTTGGAAGGTATGTATACCTTTGGGGCGATCTCTTCCATGGTCATGGTGATCATATTGTTATTGGTAGACTATGCCATGCCACCGCAGGTAGGATTTGCCTTTTTGGTCGGTATGACACTCAAAGCTGTAGCGAGTTATGTCTTTATCCACGATGGTATAAATTTATTGGAAAATGATTTTATCGAACTGAATTTCTTGGTTGTGTTTTTTGTTTATTTAGTGTATGATGCTTTTGCGGCATATTACATTGTAAATCAACAAGAACTGGAGAAGAAAAACTAAATTTTTAAAAAGTTTAAACAATTCTGAATTTATGCCAAATAAAATTGTATTTTTGCGCAAAATTTGTCATAATTCAACATTATTTTAAAATGGTGAGTCTTAAGAAAGTACTTTTATTATTCGCAGTAATTTTGTTTACTGTAAATCCTTTCCGTTCAGTTGCTGAAGAAGCACAATCTCATGGTGAAACTTCTAGTGCTGAGGAAATTAACGCTCATATTCAGCACCACTTAAAGGATGATTATTACTTTAATTTCTTCACAAACTCGAAAACTGGTAAAAGCTTTGGCTTTCCATTACCGGTGATTTTGATTGACGGTGGGTTGAAGGTATTCTCTTCTGCAGAATTCGACCATGGCAATAAAGTAGTTGAAAAAGATGGTAATTATTACAAATTGTACCACAGCAAAATCTACAAGACAGATGCTGCAGGTACGATTACCTATGATGATAAACACCACCCAACCAATGCAAAACCTTGGGATTTCTCAATCACCAAGAATGTTTTGGGATTAATCCTAGCAGCATTGTTGTTGTTTATTGCATTCACTAGTTTGGCAAAAACTTATAAAAACGGTCCTAACGTTGTTCCTAAAGGGTTGGGTCGTGCATTGGAGCCATTGGTTCTTTATGTACGTGATGAAATGGCTGTTCCTAACATCGGACACCGTTACAAAGAATTTATGCCGTACTTGCTTTCGGTATTCTTCTTAATCTTTCTTTTGAACTTATTGGGATTAACTCCACTAGGGTTAAACGTGACAGGTAATATTTCTGTAACACTATGTTTAGCGCTGTTCACATTTGTTATTACAAATTTCAAAGCAAATAAGGATTACTGGAAACACATTTTTTGGATGCCAGGAGTTCCTGTTCCATTCAAATTTGTTCTTGCACCGATTGAAGTGTTAGGTATGTTTACTAAGCCTTTCTCTTTAATGGTTCGTTTATTTGCGAATATTACGGCAGGTCACACTGTTGTTATGGGTCTAATTGCTGTTGTTTATTTATTGCAACATCAGTTGACAGTGGCGGGATCAGTGAGTGTATCTTTACTTCTAACGTTGTTATTGTTCTTCTTGGAGTTATTGGTAGCATTCTTACAAGCGTTTATCTTTACGATGTTGTCTTCGTTGTTTATCGGGATGGCAGTTGAGGAGCACGCACATCATTAATCGAATTTTTTGTTAAATTTTTATAAATAAATTTCATTATGTACAATTTAATTGGAGCAGGTTTGATCGTTATCGGAGCTGGTTTAGGTTTAGGTAAAATCGGTGGTTCTGCAATGGAAGCTATCGCTCGTCAACCAGAGGCAGCATCTAAAATTCAAACAGCGATGATCATCATCGGCGCTTTATTGGAAGGTTTAGCATTCGGTGCTCTTCTATTAGGTAAATAAGCTAAGCTTATACAAAGAAAATTAGGTATAACTTGCAACGGTTGGTTGCAAGTTATATTTAACAGAAAGCAAAAAATTAAACATTTTAAAATATAAATAACGTAAATAAATGGACGCTTTAATTCATGATTTTTCATTCGGGTTATTTTTCTGGCAGTTGATCATCCTTGTGATCGTAATCTTTTTGTTGGGAAAATTTGCTTGGAAACCGATTGTAAATGCTTTAGAAGAACGCGAAAAAGGTATCACAGATGCTTTGGCTTCTGCTGAGAAAGCTAAATTGGAAATGGCGCGTTTGACGAATGAGAACGAAAACTTGTTGAAACAAGCTCGTGAAGAACGTGACGTAATCTTGAAAGAAGCTAAGCAATTGAAGGATAAGATCGTTGCTGAAGCTAAAGAAGTAGCTCAAGCTGAAGGTGGTAAGATTATCGAACAAGCTAAACGTGAAATCGAAGACCAAAAATTAAAAGCTTTAGCCGAAGTGAAGAACCAAGTTTCTACCTTATCTTTAGACATTGCACGTAAAGTATTAACGAAAGAATTCGAAGACCAAGGTAAACAAGAAGCTCTAGTAGCTGACTTGATGAAAGATGTTAAATTAAACTAATCGGTTAAAGAATTAAAAATTAACGTATGTCAGTTTTCAAAGTAGCTTCAAGATATGCAAAGTCATTAATTGACCTTGCGCAAGAGCACCAAAACCTGGATGCTGTAAAGGCAGACATGAGTGATGTGGTAGCTGTAATCAAATCGAATACAGAACTGCAGGCCGTGCTAAATAATCCGATTATCAAAACGGACAAGAAACTTGCAATTTTGAAGGCTTTATTTCAAGATAAAGTTAAGCCAGAGATATTGGAATTCTTCAATATCATGGTGAGAAAGGGCCGTGCTGAATTAGTTTATGCTACAGCCTTAGAGTTTATCCGTGAGTACAACGAAGTTAAAGGTATTGTCAATGCTGAAGTGATTTCAGCAACCCCATTGTCGGAGGCTAACCTTCAAGCTTTAAAACAAGAAATCGCTTCACAAATCAATGCTGAGGTTATCTTGGCCAACAAAGTTGACAAATCCTTAATCGGAGGCTTTGTAGTGAAAGTTGGAGACAAGCAGATCGATGCAAGTATTCAAGGAAAACTTAACAAATTAGAGAGACATTTCGAAAGCCAAGGAGTTTAGTCCTAAGCTTGAGAACAAGATAAAATAGAATCAAAAACCCCTTATACGAATTACAACAATGATAGAGGTAAGACCAGATGAAGTTTCGGCAATTCTAAGAGAGCAATTGTCAGGCTTTAAGTCAGCAGCCGAGTTAGAAGAAGTGGGTACCGTATTGCAAGTAGGTGACGGTATTGCACGTATTTACGGCTTAACAAAAGTTCAATCAGGAGAGTTGGTTGAGTTTGCGAACGGACTACAAGGTATTGTGATGAACTTAGAAGAAGACAACGTAGGTGTTGTACTTTTAGGTGCATCGGATGAAATTAAAGAAGGTGATACTATCAAACGTACTAACCGTATCGCATCTATTAAAGTAGGTGAAGGTATGTTAGGCCGTGTAGTAAATACTTTAGGACAGCCAATCGATGGTAAAGGACCAATCGCTGGTGAAACTTTCGAAATGCCAATCGAGCGCAAAGCTCCTGGAGTAATCTATCGTCAGCCAGTAACTGAGCCTTTACAGACTGGTATCAAAGCAATCGATGCCATGATTCCTATCGGACGTGGTCAGCGTGAGCTTGTAATTGGTGACCGTCAAACTGGTAAAACTGCCGTTTGTATCGACACCATTATCAACCAAAAAGAATTCTATGATGCTGGACAACCAGTATTCTGTATATATGTAGCTATTGGTCAGAAAAACTCTACTGTTGCGAACATCGTTCGTACTCTTGAAGAGAAAGGTGCTATGCCTTACACAGTGATTGTTTCTGCATCAGCTGCAGACCCTGCACCAATGCAGTTCTATGCGCCAATGGCGGGTGCTGCAATCGGTGAGTACTTCCGTGATACAGGCCGTCCTGCATTGATCGTGTATGATGACTTGTCAAAACAAGCGGTTGCTTACCGTGAGGTGTCATTATTGTTGAAACGTCCTCCAGGCCGTGAAGCATATCCAGGAGACGTATTCTATCTTCACTCTCGTTTATTGGAGCGTGCAGCGAAAATCAACAGTTCTGACGAAATCGCTAAAAACATGAATGACCTTCCTGAATCTTTAAAAGATAAAGTTAAAGGTGGCGGTTCATTAACAGCTCTTCCGATCATTGAAACTCAAGCAGGTGACGTATCGGCATATATCCCTACCAACGTAATCTCGATTACTGATGGTCAGATCTTCTTAGAGTCTAACTTGTTCAACGCAGGTATTCGTCCAGCGATCAACGTAGGTATCTCGGTGTCTCGTGTAGGTGGTAATGCTCAGATTAAATCAATGAAGAAAGTTGCTGGTACCTTGAAATTAGATCAAGCACAGTACCGTGAGCTTGAAGCTTTCGCAAAATTCGGTTCTGACCTAGATGCTGCTACAAAAGCAGTATTGGACAAAGGTATCCGTAACGTACAGATCTTGAAACAAGGTCAATATTCTCCAGTTTCTGTTGAAAAACAAGTTGCTATTATCTACGCAGGTACAAAAGGTTTATTACGTAACGTACCAGTTTGATAAAGTAAAAGACTTCGAAGAAGAATACTTAACTCAACTTGAACAACGTCATCCAGAAGTATTGTCAGCATTAAAAGCTGGTAAATTCTCAGATGAATTAACTGATGTATTAGAAAAAGTAGCTAAAGAATTAGCTTCTAAATATTAATTAGATTTGAGATTTGAGATCTGAGATGTGAGACCGGAGGAAGGCTTAATTACTCCATGCTCATATCTCATATCTCACTTCTAAACCAGACATATGGCAAACTTAAAAGAAGTTAGAAATCGTATTACCTCCGTTACCTCTACGCAACAGATTACCAAAGCAATGAAGATGGTTTCTGCAGCGAAGTTGAAACGTGCAACCAATGCTATTATCCAATTGCGTCCTTACGCGACGAAATTGAGAGAGATATTGGCTCAGGTTTCAGCCTCAGTAGAAGGTAATAACTCGCCTTTCACACAAGATCGTATCCCTACAAAGGTGTTGATCATCGTGGTGACCTCCAACAGAGGATTGGCGGGAGCTTTCAATGCTAATGCCATTAAAACTGCAAACAACTTGATTGCAAATAAATACGCTGATCAATTCGCAAGAGGAGATGTAAGTATTATTGCTATCGGAAAAAGAGGTCAGGATTTCTTCAGTAAACGTGAATTCAACGTTATCGGTAATAACAATGAACTTTTCAATAACCTAGATTTTGAAAAATGTTTCCAAGATTACTGAATATGTAATGGATCAATACAAAGAAGGCAACATCGACCGTGTTGAAGTGGTATACAACCAATTCCGTAATGCAGCAGTTCAAATCTTGACGTCAGAGCAAATCTTACCTCTTTTGCCTGA
The Sphingobacterium daejeonense genome window above contains:
- the atpE gene encoding ATP synthase F0 subunit C translates to MYNLIGAGLIVIGAGLGLGKIGGSAMEAIARQPEAASKIQTAMIIIGALLEGLAFGALLLGK
- a CDS encoding F0F1 ATP synthase subunit B, whose translation is MDALIHDFSFGLFFWQLIILVIVIFLLGKFAWKPIVNALEEREKGITDALASAEKAKLEMARLTNENENLLKQAREERDVILKEAKQLKDKIVAEAKEVAQAEGGKIIEQAKREIEDQKLKALAEVKNQVSTLSLDIARKVLTKEFEDQGKQEALVADLMKDVKLN
- the atpH gene encoding ATP synthase F1 subunit delta; protein product: MSVFKVASRYAKSLIDLAQEHQNLDAVKADMSDVVAVIKSNTELQAVLNNPIIKTDKKLAILKALFQDKVKPEILEFFNIMVRKGRAELVYATALEFIREYNEVKGIVNAEVISATPLSEANLQALKQEIASQINAEVILANKVDKSLIGGFVVKVGDKQIDASIQGKLNKLERHFESQGV
- a CDS encoding AtpZ/AtpI family protein, with the protein product MKDNKPNKKVNKWLVFTSMPIQMGVTIYVFYWLGTWLDEKYAVGGQWWMKGLTMLGVVVSLYHFIKQVNYINKNE
- the atpB gene encoding F0F1 ATP synthase subunit A, encoding MVSLKKVLLLFAVILFTVNPFRSVAEEAQSHGETSSAEEINAHIQHHLKDDYYFNFFTNSKTGKSFGFPLPVILIDGGLKVFSSAEFDHGNKVVEKDGNYYKLYHSKIYKTDAAGTITYDDKHHPTNAKPWDFSITKNVLGLILAALLLFIAFTSLAKTYKNGPNVVPKGLGRALEPLVLYVRDEMAVPNIGHRYKEFMPYLLSVFFLIFLLNLLGLTPLGLNVTGNISVTLCLALFTFVITNFKANKDYWKHIFWMPGVPVPFKFVLAPIEVLGMFTKPFSLMVRLFANITAGHTVVMGLIAVVYLLQHQLTVAGSVSVSLLLTLLLFFLELLVAFLQAFIFTMLSSLFIGMAVEEHAHH